The Geobacillus stearothermophilus ATCC 12980 genome contains a region encoding:
- the purF gene encoding amidophosphoribosyltransferase, with protein sequence MLAEIKGLNEECGIFGIWGHEDAARLTYYGLHSLQHRGQEGAGIVAAHNGSLSGHKGLGLVTDVFQSGTLDALKGAAAIGHVRYSTAGGGGYENVQPLLFRSQTGSMALAHNGNLTNAIELKLALEGQGSIFQTTSDTEVFAHLIRRSQAPTFVGQMKEALSQIEGAFAFLLLTEEALYVALDPHGFRPLSLGRLGSAYVVASETCAFDVIGATYEREVAPGELLIISHEGVHSERFAPRQPRSICSMEYIYFARPDSHVDGINVHTARKNLGKRLALEAPAEADIVTGVPDSSISVAIGYAEASGIPYELGLIKNRYVGRTFIQPSQALREQGVKMKLSPVRGVVAGKRVVMVDDSIVRGTTSRRIVTMLREAGAVEVHVRISAPPITHPCFYGIDTSSREELIAAKHSVEEIRRLIGADSLAFLSQEGMLEAIGRLDVSPERGQCLACFTGQYPTRIGRDVRPCLTVK encoded by the coding sequence ATGCTTGCTGAAATCAAAGGATTGAACGAGGAGTGCGGCATTTTCGGCATTTGGGGGCATGAAGACGCCGCCCGGCTCACATATTACGGGCTTCACAGCCTGCAACACCGTGGGCAGGAAGGGGCCGGCATCGTGGCGGCGCATAACGGGAGCTTATCCGGTCATAAAGGACTGGGGCTGGTGACGGACGTGTTTCAAAGCGGCACGCTCGATGCACTCAAAGGGGCGGCGGCCATCGGTCATGTCCGCTATTCGACGGCGGGCGGGGGCGGCTATGAAAACGTGCAGCCGCTCTTGTTCCGCTCGCAAACCGGATCGATGGCGCTCGCCCATAACGGCAACTTGACGAACGCCATCGAGTTGAAGCTCGCGCTTGAAGGACAAGGAAGCATTTTTCAGACGACATCGGATACGGAAGTGTTCGCCCATCTCATCCGCCGCAGCCAAGCGCCGACGTTTGTCGGGCAAATGAAAGAGGCGCTAAGCCAGATCGAAGGGGCGTTTGCGTTTTTGCTGCTGACGGAAGAAGCGCTCTATGTGGCGCTTGACCCGCACGGCTTCCGGCCGCTGTCGCTCGGCCGGCTCGGCTCGGCGTATGTCGTGGCATCGGAAACGTGCGCGTTCGACGTCATCGGCGCCACATACGAGCGGGAAGTGGCGCCTGGGGAATTGCTCATCATCAGTCATGAAGGGGTGCATTCGGAACGGTTTGCTCCTAGGCAGCCGCGGTCGATTTGCAGCATGGAATACATTTACTTCGCCCGCCCGGACAGCCATGTCGACGGCATCAACGTCCATACGGCCCGCAAAAACTTAGGGAAACGGCTGGCGCTTGAGGCGCCGGCAGAGGCCGACATCGTCACCGGCGTGCCGGACTCGAGCATTTCGGTCGCCATCGGCTATGCGGAAGCGAGCGGCATCCCCTATGAATTAGGGCTCATCAAAAACCGTTACGTCGGCCGGACGTTCATCCAGCCGTCACAAGCGCTTCGTGAGCAAGGCGTGAAAATGAAGCTGTCACCGGTGCGCGGGGTTGTGGCCGGCAAGCGGGTCGTGATGGTCGACGATTCGATCGTGCGCGGGACGACAAGCCGGCGCATCGTCACGATGCTCCGTGAAGCGGGGGCCGTGGAAGTGCATGTGCGCATCAGCGCCCCGCCGATCACCCATCCTTGTTTTTACGGCATTGATACGTCATCAAGGGAAGAATTGATCGCGGCGAAACATTCGGTCGAAGAGATTCGCCGCTTGATCGGTGCGGATTCACTAGCGTTTCTCAGCCAGGAAGGGATGCTTGAGGCGATCGGGCGCCTGGACGTCTCGCCAGAGCGCGGGCAATGTTTGGCATGTTTCACTGGCCAATACCCAACCCGCATCGGCCGGGATGTCCGACCGTGCTTGACGGTGAAATAA
- a CDS encoding Hsp20/alpha crystallin family protein translates to MADQNPFTPFSDWTKHWEQFFQTDFWGSIQPLLPSANKSSSGMNLYKKDNELLIVISLPGLKKIEDAEVYVSYKTLEVKATVNLNFKGFELVEEGIFQGRFEKTVPLPFPVKEDRIEATYHHGLLFIHLHRLIPKEPKKKIMIKKGE, encoded by the coding sequence ATGGCTGATCAAAACCCGTTCACACCGTTTTCCGATTGGACAAAGCATTGGGAGCAGTTTTTCCAAACCGATTTTTGGGGGAGCATTCAGCCGTTGCTGCCGTCGGCAAACAAATCATCATCCGGCATGAACCTATACAAGAAAGACAACGAACTGCTCATCGTCATTAGCCTTCCCGGACTGAAAAAAATCGAGGACGCGGAAGTGTATGTATCATACAAAACGCTGGAAGTGAAGGCGACAGTCAATCTCAACTTTAAAGGGTTTGAATTAGTAGAAGAAGGCATTTTCCAAGGCCGGTTTGAAAAAACCGTTCCACTGCCATTCCCGGTCAAAGAGGACCGCATTGAAGCGACATACCATCATGGCCTGCTCTTCATTCACTTGCATCGCCTCATTCCCAAAGAACCCAAAAAGAAAATTATGATTAAAAAAGGGGAATGA
- the purL gene encoding phosphoribosylformylglycinamidine synthase subunit PurL, with translation MSLLLEPSAAMIKEQQLYREMGLTDDEFARIEAILGRLPNYTETGIFSVMWSEHCSYKNSKPVLKKFPTDGPHVLQGPGEGAGIVDIGDGLAVVFKIESHNHPSAIEPYQGAATGVGGIIRDVFSMGARPIALLNSLRFGELTSPRVKYLFEQVVAGIAGYGNCVGIPTVGGEVQFDPSYEGNPLVNAMCVGIICHEDIQRGIATGVGNTVMYVGAKTGRDGIHGATFASEELSEQSEAKRPAVQVGDPFMEKLLLEACLEAVKSDALVGIQDMGAAGLTSSSAEMASKGGFGIEMNLDLVPQRETGMTPYEMMLSESQERMLLVVKQGREDEIAAIFAKYGLEAKAIGKVTDDKMLRLWFRGEVAAEIPVDALAKDAPVYHKPSKEPVYYREFQAMPPYIPHIEDYNQTLLGLLAQPTIASKEWVYDQYDYMVRTNTVVAPGSDAAVVRIRGTNKALALSTDCNSRYLYLDPEVGGKIAVAEAARNVVCSGAKPLAITDCLNFGSPEKPEIFWQLEKAVDGMSEACRALGTPVVSGNVSLYNETNGVAVYPTPVVGMVGLIEDLSHITTQLFKQVGDLIYVIGEAKPEFGGSELQKWLEGRIFGKAPEIDLEVEARRQRQLLAAIRAGVVASAHDVAEGGLAVALAECLMGALGLGAKVTVGGDLVSELFGETQSRFVVSVKKEHQEAFEQLVEAKRIGEVTDDGILTVNGEQGETVIRLSVDEMRNVWKGAIPCLLKSKD, from the coding sequence ATGTCGTTACTGCTTGAGCCGAGCGCGGCGATGATCAAAGAACAACAATTGTACCGCGAGATGGGATTGACGGATGACGAATTTGCGCGCATTGAGGCGATTTTAGGAAGGCTGCCGAACTACACGGAAACCGGCATTTTTTCGGTAATGTGGTCGGAGCACTGCAGCTATAAAAACTCGAAGCCGGTGCTGAAAAAATTCCCGACCGACGGCCCGCACGTGCTGCAGGGGCCGGGCGAAGGCGCCGGGATCGTCGACATCGGCGACGGGTTGGCGGTGGTGTTTAAAATCGAAAGCCACAATCACCCGTCGGCGATCGAGCCGTATCAAGGGGCGGCGACCGGGGTCGGCGGCATCATCCGCGACGTCTTTTCGATGGGGGCGCGGCCGATCGCGCTGCTCAATTCACTTCGGTTTGGCGAACTGACGTCGCCGCGCGTCAAATATTTGTTCGAGCAGGTCGTCGCCGGCATTGCCGGGTACGGCAACTGCGTCGGCATCCCGACGGTCGGCGGTGAAGTGCAGTTTGATCCGTCGTATGAAGGGAATCCGCTTGTCAACGCCATGTGCGTCGGGATCATCTGCCATGAGGATATTCAGCGCGGCATTGCGACAGGAGTCGGCAACACGGTCATGTACGTCGGGGCGAAAACGGGCCGCGACGGCATCCACGGGGCGACGTTTGCATCGGAAGAGTTGAGCGAACAGTCGGAAGCAAAGCGCCCGGCCGTGCAAGTCGGCGATCCGTTTATGGAAAAACTGCTGCTGGAGGCGTGTTTGGAAGCAGTCAAGTCGGATGCGTTAGTCGGCATTCAAGATATGGGGGCGGCAGGGCTCACGAGTTCATCCGCCGAAATGGCAAGCAAAGGCGGATTTGGCATTGAAATGAATTTGGATCTCGTCCCGCAGCGCGAGACCGGCATGACGCCGTATGAAATGATGCTGTCTGAATCGCAGGAGCGGATGCTGCTTGTCGTCAAGCAAGGGCGGGAAGACGAAATCGCTGCGATTTTTGCCAAATACGGCCTAGAGGCCAAAGCAATCGGCAAAGTGACCGATGACAAAATGCTTCGTCTCTGGTTCCGCGGCGAGGTGGCGGCGGAAATTCCGGTGGACGCGCTGGCGAAAGACGCGCCGGTTTACCATAAGCCGTCGAAAGAGCCGGTTTACTACCGCGAATTTCAAGCGATGCCGCCGTATATTCCGCACATCGAAGACTACAACCAAACATTGCTCGGGCTCCTCGCCCAGCCGACGATTGCGAGCAAAGAATGGGTGTATGACCAGTACGACTATATGGTGCGGACGAATACGGTCGTCGCCCCCGGATCGGACGCGGCCGTCGTGCGCATCCGCGGCACGAACAAGGCGCTTGCGCTCTCCACGGATTGCAATTCGCGCTACTTGTACTTGGATCCGGAAGTGGGCGGGAAAATCGCCGTCGCCGAGGCGGCGCGCAACGTCGTTTGTTCGGGGGCGAAGCCGCTCGCGATTACGGACTGCCTTAACTTTGGCAGCCCGGAAAAGCCGGAGATTTTCTGGCAGCTCGAAAAAGCGGTCGACGGGATGAGCGAGGCGTGCCGGGCGCTCGGGACGCCGGTCGTGAGCGGCAACGTCTCGCTGTACAATGAAACGAACGGTGTGGCCGTCTACCCGACACCGGTCGTCGGCATGGTCGGGCTCATTGAGGACCTTTCGCATATTACCACCCAGCTATTTAAGCAAGTGGGCGACCTCATTTACGTGATCGGCGAGGCGAAGCCGGAGTTTGGCGGCAGCGAGCTGCAAAAATGGCTGGAAGGCCGCATTTTCGGAAAAGCACCGGAGATTGACTTAGAGGTGGAGGCAAGACGCCAGCGCCAGCTGCTGGCGGCGATCCGCGCTGGGGTCGTGGCGTCGGCGCATGATGTGGCGGAAGGTGGGTTGGCGGTCGCGTTGGCGGAGTGCCTGATGGGGGCTTTAGGGCTTGGCGCCAAGGTGACGGTCGGCGGCGACCTCGTCAGTGAACTGTTCGGCGAAACGCAATCGCGCTTTGTTGTTTCAGTGAAAAAAGAACATCAGGAAGCGTTTGAACAGCTCGTGGAAGCGAAGCGAATCGGCGAAGTGACAGACGACGGCATCTTGACAGTGAACGGGGAACAGGGGGAAACGGTCATCCGCCTTTCGGTTGACGAGATGCGAAACGTCTGGAAAGGGGCTATTCCATGCTTGCTGAAATCAAAGGATTGA
- the purS gene encoding phosphoribosylformylglycinamidine synthase subunit PurS, whose amino-acid sequence MYKVKVYVTLRESVLDPQGTAVKGALHSLSYTEVKDVRIGKFMELVMEESGRDINEIVREMCEKLLANPVIEDYRYEIEEAVAR is encoded by the coding sequence ATGTACAAGGTAAAAGTATATGTGACGCTGCGCGAAAGTGTGTTGGATCCGCAAGGGACCGCGGTGAAAGGGGCGCTGCACAGCTTGTCATATACGGAAGTGAAAGATGTACGAATCGGGAAGTTCATGGAGCTTGTGATGGAAGAGAGCGGCCGCGACATCAACGAGATCGTTCGCGAGATGTGCGAAAAGCTGCTTGCCAATCCGGTGATTGAAGATTACCGCTATGAAATTGAGGAGGCCGTCGCCCGATGA
- the purK gene encoding 5-(carboxyamino)imidazole ribonucleotide synthase: MISLAKRWIVPGQTIGIIGGGQLGRMMALAAREMGFRIAVLDPTPDSPCGQVADVEITAPYHDLDAIAELARVSDVITYEFENIDAQALEWLEANAYVPQGSRLLAVTQDRALEKAVIVEAGLPVAPYREVDGWDELEQAVAMTGFPCVLKTRRGGYDGKGQYVLRGEGDLAKAADLLGLGPCILEGWVPFVKEMSVIVARNLDGETAVFPVAENVHVENILHQTIVPARIPESVQERAIRYAEVLAASFSLVGTLAVEMFLTADGDIYINELAPRPHNSGHYTINACATSQFAQHIRAVCNWPLGSTELLKPAVMVNLLGEHVGPAIGQIGALGGAAYLHLYGKHEAKPKRKMGHVTVLADDVEEALRRIESWQIWQDRRLERR; encoded by the coding sequence GTGATCAGCTTGGCTAAGCGGTGGATTGTTCCCGGACAGACGATCGGCATTATCGGTGGGGGGCAGCTCGGGCGGATGATGGCTTTGGCAGCGCGTGAGATGGGGTTTCGCATCGCCGTGCTGGATCCGACGCCTGATTCCCCGTGCGGGCAAGTAGCCGATGTGGAAATCACCGCGCCGTACCATGATTTGGATGCGATAGCTGAACTGGCGCGCGTGAGCGATGTCATTACGTACGAATTTGAAAATATCGATGCGCAGGCGCTTGAGTGGCTGGAGGCAAACGCCTATGTCCCGCAAGGAAGCCGGCTGCTGGCGGTGACGCAAGACCGGGCGCTGGAGAAAGCGGTGATTGTCGAAGCCGGGTTGCCGGTGGCGCCGTATAGGGAAGTGGACGGATGGGATGAGTTGGAACAGGCCGTTGCCATGACCGGCTTTCCGTGCGTCTTGAAAACGCGGCGCGGCGGTTATGACGGCAAAGGGCAATATGTGCTGCGCGGCGAAGGCGATCTAGCCAAAGCGGCTGATTTGCTTGGACTTGGCCCATGCATTTTGGAAGGCTGGGTGCCGTTTGTGAAAGAAATGTCGGTCATTGTCGCCCGCAACCTCGATGGTGAGACGGCTGTTTTTCCAGTGGCGGAAAATGTTCATGTCGAGAACATTTTGCATCAAACGATCGTTCCGGCCCGAATTCCGGAAAGCGTGCAAGAGCGGGCCATTCGCTACGCGGAAGTGTTGGCCGCATCGTTTTCGCTCGTTGGGACGCTGGCCGTTGAAATGTTTTTGACGGCGGACGGGGATATTTATATTAATGAGTTGGCCCCTAGACCGCACAACTCGGGTCATTATACAATCAATGCATGTGCGACGTCGCAGTTCGCCCAGCACATCCGCGCCGTCTGCAACTGGCCGCTCGGCTCGACGGAGTTGTTAAAGCCGGCTGTGATGGTGAACCTTTTAGGGGAGCACGTCGGACCGGCCATCGGGCAGATCGGGGCGCTCGGCGGCGCAGCCTATCTCCATTTATACGGCAAGCATGAGGCGAAGCCGAAGCGAAAAATGGGCCATGTGACCGTACTGGCGGACGATGTTGAGGAAGCGCTGAGGCGAATCGAGTCGTGGCAAATTTGGCAAGATCGGAGGCTGGAACGAAGATGA
- a CDS encoding GNAT family N-acetyltransferase, producing the protein MFIHRLEEHSWLKLLTMEDAESLFALIDSCRPHLRQWLPWVDSTQTVADSKTFIFQGLQKFAAGNGFEAGIWHRGQLAGVIGIHYMDRANRKTSIGYWLGESFQGMGLMTKACKACIDYLFTEQGMNRVEIRCATENHRSRAIPERLGFTNEGTIRDAEWLYDRFVDHVVYGMLAREWEKCE; encoded by the coding sequence ATGTTTATCCATCGCTTAGAGGAACATTCATGGCTAAAGTTGCTCACAATGGAAGATGCGGAATCGCTTTTTGCGTTAATTGATTCATGCCGCCCACATTTGCGTCAATGGCTCCCATGGGTGGATTCAACCCAAACAGTAGCGGATTCGAAAACGTTTATCTTTCAAGGGTTGCAGAAGTTTGCTGCTGGAAACGGCTTTGAGGCCGGGATTTGGCACCGCGGCCAATTGGCTGGTGTGATCGGAATTCATTATATGGATCGAGCGAATCGAAAAACGAGCATTGGCTATTGGCTTGGCGAATCGTTTCAAGGAATGGGGCTGATGACGAAAGCATGCAAGGCGTGCATCGACTATTTGTTTACAGAGCAAGGGATGAATCGCGTTGAAATCCGCTGTGCAACAGAAAATCACCGGAGCAGAGCGATTCCAGAACGGCTGGGATTTACAAATGAAGGAACGATTCGAGACGCGGAGTGGCTTTACGATCGTTTTGTCGACCATGTTGTGTACGGGATGCTAGCGAGAGAATGGGAGAAATGTGAATAA
- the purB gene encoding adenylosuccinate lyase, with product MIERYTRPEMGAIWTEENRFKAWLEVELLACEAWAELGVIPKEDVRRLRENASFDIRRIKEIEEETRHDVVAFTRAVSETLGEERKWVHYGLTSTDVVDTALGYLLKQANAILRRDLENFIQVLKEKAREHKYTVMMGRTHGVHAEPTTFGLKLALWYAEMLRNLERFEQAAKMVEVGKISGAVGTYANIDPFVEQYVCEKLGLTPAPISTQTLQRDRHAYYMATLALIATSIEKFAVEIRGLQKSEVREVEEFFAKGQKGSSAMPHKRNPIGSENMTGMARVIRGYMVTAYENVPLWHERDISHSSAERIILPDATIALNYMLNRFANIVKNLLVYPENMKKNMERTFGLIYSQRVLLALIDKGMTREEAYDLVQPKAMEAWERQVPFRSLLEADERITSRLTKEELDDCFDYRHHLKHVDTIFARLGLD from the coding sequence ATGATTGAACGCTACACGAGACCGGAAATGGGAGCCATTTGGACGGAGGAAAACCGCTTTAAGGCGTGGCTTGAGGTGGAGTTGCTTGCCTGCGAAGCGTGGGCCGAACTTGGCGTCATTCCGAAAGAGGACGTCCGCCGCTTGCGGGAAAACGCGTCGTTTGACATCCGCCGCATTAAGGAAATCGAAGAAGAAACGCGCCATGATGTCGTAGCGTTTACGCGGGCGGTTTCGGAGACCCTCGGCGAGGAACGGAAATGGGTGCATTATGGTCTCACGTCGACCGATGTCGTCGATACGGCGCTCGGCTACTTGTTAAAGCAGGCGAACGCGATTTTGCGGCGCGATTTGGAAAACTTCATTCAAGTATTGAAAGAGAAAGCGCGCGAACATAAATATACGGTCATGATGGGGCGCACGCACGGCGTCCATGCCGAACCGACGACGTTCGGGCTGAAGCTGGCGCTTTGGTATGCCGAAATGCTCCGGAATTTGGAGCGGTTTGAACAAGCAGCCAAGATGGTGGAAGTCGGGAAAATTTCCGGAGCGGTCGGCACGTATGCCAACATTGACCCGTTTGTCGAGCAATATGTGTGCGAGAAGCTCGGACTGACGCCAGCGCCGATTTCGACGCAGACGCTGCAGCGCGACCGCCACGCTTACTATATGGCGACGCTCGCGCTCATCGCGACATCGATTGAAAAGTTCGCCGTTGAGATTCGCGGCCTGCAAAAAAGTGAGGTTCGTGAAGTCGAGGAGTTTTTCGCGAAAGGGCAAAAAGGCTCATCAGCGATGCCGCATAAACGCAATCCGATCGGTTCGGAAAATATGACCGGCATGGCGCGCGTCATTCGCGGGTATATGGTGACGGCGTATGAAAATGTGCCGCTTTGGCATGAGCGCGACATTTCCCATTCGTCGGCTGAGCGCATCATTTTGCCGGATGCGACGATCGCGTTGAACTATATGCTGAATCGGTTCGCGAACATTGTGAAAAACTTGTTGGTCTACCCGGAAAATATGAAGAAAAATATGGAGCGCACGTTCGGGCTCATTTACTCGCAACGCGTGTTGCTCGCTTTGATTGACAAAGGGATGACGCGCGAGGAAGCGTACGATTTGGTGCAGCCGAAAGCGATGGAAGCGTGGGAGCGACAAGTGCCGTTCCGCTCGCTGCTTGAGGCGGATGAGCGGATTACAAGCCGGCTCACCAAAGAGGAACTCGATGATTGCTTTGACTACCGCCATCATTTGAAACACGTCGATACGATTTTTGCCCGCTTAGGATTGGATTGA
- the purC gene encoding phosphoribosylaminoimidazolesuccinocarboxamide synthase translates to MPTKQQLLYEGKAKKIYATDAPGVLWVEYKDSATAFNGGKKATIAGKGRLNNEISSLLFLKLREAGIANHFLEKLSPTEQLVQQVTIIPLEVVVRNVVAGSLAKRIGLAEGTPLEAPLVEFYYKNDDLGDPLLVEDHIAILKLASREEIDQLKREALKVNDVLGAHFVERKVRLIDFKLEFGRTADGAIVLADEISPDTCRLWDADTNEKLDKDVFRRDLGSLTEAYEVILQRLGGKSACTR, encoded by the coding sequence ATGCCGACAAAACAACAGCTGCTGTACGAAGGAAAAGCGAAAAAGATTTACGCGACCGATGCGCCGGGCGTGCTTTGGGTCGAGTACAAAGACAGCGCGACCGCATTTAACGGCGGGAAAAAGGCGACGATCGCCGGCAAGGGGCGGCTCAATAACGAGATTTCCAGCTTGTTGTTTTTGAAGCTGCGCGAAGCCGGCATCGCCAATCATTTTCTTGAAAAGCTGTCGCCGACCGAGCAGCTCGTCCAACAGGTGACGATCATTCCGCTTGAGGTGGTCGTGCGCAATGTTGTAGCGGGCAGCTTAGCGAAACGCATCGGCTTGGCGGAGGGAACGCCGCTTGAGGCGCCGCTTGTCGAGTTTTACTACAAAAACGATGATCTTGGCGACCCGCTGCTCGTGGAAGACCATATTGCGATTTTAAAACTTGCCAGCCGCGAGGAGATTGACCAGTTGAAACGCGAAGCGCTCAAAGTGAACGACGTGCTGGGCGCCCATTTTGTGGAACGAAAGGTGAGATTAATTGATTTTAAGCTGGAGTTCGGCCGCACGGCGGACGGGGCGATTGTTTTAGCCGACGAGATTTCGCCCGATACGTGCCGGCTGTGGGACGCTGACACGAACGAGAAGCTCGATAAAGACGTGTTTCGCCGCGATCTCGGCAGCTTGACGGAGGCGTATGAAGTCATTTTACAACGATTAGGGGGAAAATCGGCATGTACAAGGTAA
- the purE gene encoding 5-(carboxyamino)imidazole ribonucleotide mutase gives MSPIVGVVMGSHSDWETMRHACAVLEELGIPFEKKVVSAHRTPDEMFRYAETAEERGIKVIIAGAGGAAHLPGMIAAKTTLPVIGVPVQSKALNGLDSLLSIVQMPGGVPVATVAIGKAGATNAGLLAVSIVGLFEPRYMEALKARREAIRKQVVESSDQLG, from the coding sequence ATGAGCCCGATCGTCGGGGTTGTGATGGGAAGCCATTCGGATTGGGAAACGATGCGGCATGCTTGCGCTGTTCTTGAGGAATTGGGGATTCCGTTTGAGAAAAAAGTCGTGTCGGCGCATCGGACGCCGGATGAGATGTTTCGGTATGCAGAAACGGCGGAGGAGAGGGGCATTAAAGTCATTATTGCTGGGGCCGGCGGTGCGGCTCATTTGCCGGGGATGATTGCGGCGAAAACGACGCTGCCGGTGATTGGGGTTCCTGTGCAGTCGAAGGCGTTGAACGGTTTGGATTCATTATTGTCGATCGTGCAAATGCCGGGTGGGGTGCCGGTGGCGACGGTGGCGATCGGCAAGGCGGGGGCGACGAACGCCGGGTTGCTCGCGGTGTCGATCGTTGGACTGTTTGAGCCGCGCTATATGGAGGCGCTCAAAGCGCGGCGGGAAGCGATTCGAAAACAAGTCGTGGAAAGCAGTGATCAGCTTGGCTAA
- the purQ gene encoding phosphoribosylformylglycinamidine synthase subunit PurQ → MKFAVVVFPGSNCDVDMYHAIADELGEEVEYVWHDEDNLDRFDAVLLPGGFSYGDYLRSGAIARFSKVMASVKQAADAGKPVLGVCNGFQILLEAGLLPGAMRRNQGLKFICRPVQLVVENNGTMFTSAYEKGEVITIPIAHGEGNYYCDEQTLERLVENKQIVFRYHGENPNGSLMDIAGIVNERGNVLGMMPHPERAVDALLGSADGLKLFRSIVNYWRETHVVTA, encoded by the coding sequence ATGAAGTTTGCCGTCGTTGTATTTCCGGGATCGAATTGCGACGTCGACATGTATCATGCGATCGCCGATGAGCTTGGCGAGGAAGTCGAGTACGTCTGGCATGATGAGGACAACTTGGACCGGTTTGACGCCGTTTTGCTTCCGGGCGGATTTTCGTACGGCGATTACTTGCGTTCCGGAGCGATCGCCCGCTTTTCGAAAGTAATGGCTAGCGTCAAACAGGCGGCTGATGCCGGAAAACCGGTGCTTGGCGTGTGCAACGGGTTTCAAATTTTGCTTGAAGCCGGCTTGCTTCCTGGGGCGATGCGCCGCAATCAAGGGTTGAAGTTCATCTGCCGGCCGGTGCAGCTTGTGGTGGAAAACAATGGGACGATGTTTACATCCGCCTACGAAAAAGGGGAAGTCATTACGATTCCGATCGCCCATGGTGAAGGGAATTATTATTGCGATGAACAGACGCTCGAGCGCTTAGTGGAAAACAAGCAAATCGTGTTCCGCTACCATGGGGAAAACCCGAACGGCAGCCTCATGGATATTGCCGGTATCGTCAATGAGCGGGGCAATGTGCTTGGCATGATGCCGCATCCGGAGCGGGCGGTCGACGCCTTGCTCGGCAGCGCGGACGGGCTGAAACTATTTCGATCGATCGTCAACTATTGGAGGGAGACGCATGTCGTTACTGCTTGA